The Planctomycetota bacterium genome includes a region encoding these proteins:
- a CDS encoding DNA alkylation repair protein, translating into MSRKRSDVSPDRLAELHAGAPTRELVEQLAMDEAELARQVMGNVPRLAEALDADDSGTVDRIRLAADVLIAELGATEARKQCASSSSDVMRGWGAFVVGRQPTGGFATRLRQMAKFADDPHFGVREFAWLALRPHIAEDVGRAIQAFIPWTRHRSANRRRFAVEATRPRGVWCKHLAPLRTDPTPGLPLLQPLHDDPSKYVRDSVANWLNDAAKDHPQWVREVVADWGQTDASAYTVRRALRTIKR; encoded by the coding sequence CTCCACGCCGGCGCACCGACCCGCGAACTCGTCGAGCAACTCGCGATGGACGAGGCGGAACTGGCCCGGCAAGTCATGGGCAACGTGCCACGGCTTGCCGAAGCGCTCGACGCTGACGACTCCGGCACCGTCGACCGCATCCGCCTTGCCGCTGACGTGCTGATCGCGGAACTCGGGGCAACCGAGGCCAGAAAGCAATGCGCTTCGTCTAGCAGTGATGTCATGCGTGGCTGGGGCGCGTTTGTCGTGGGGCGACAGCCGACCGGCGGATTCGCGACGCGCCTGCGACAGATGGCAAAGTTTGCCGACGACCCACACTTCGGCGTCCGCGAGTTCGCTTGGCTCGCGCTGCGTCCGCACATCGCCGAGGATGTCGGTCGAGCCATCCAGGCATTTATCCCGTGGACACGCCATCGCTCGGCCAACCGCCGCCGCTTTGCCGTCGAAGCCACCCGTCCCCGTGGTGTCTGGTGCAAACACCTCGCCCCGCTCAGAACCGATCCCACCCCCGGCTTGCCGCTGCTCCAACCGCTGCACGATGATCCGAGCAAGTACGTCCGCGACAGCGTGGCCAACTGGCTCAATGACGCGGCGAAGGATCACCCCCAATGGGTGCGTGAAGTCGTCGCCGATTGGGGCCAAACCGATGCGTCGGCGTACACCGTCCGCCGCGCGTTACGAACGATCAAACGCTAA
- a CDS encoding MBL fold metallo-hydrolase codes for MQIVAHTGGIAQTNCFLVVDEDSKQAVLFDAPDHTVGPVLDHVEKHDLELIGIWLTHGHYDHIADHAVVRERFPKAELRVHADDLPMLSAPQAAMFQLPFDIPPATPTHRVADGDRLHIGTMPVDVIHTPGHSPGHVCYHLPEQNVLIGGDLILMNSIGRTDLPGGDEPTLMASLRRVMRLSDDTRLLTGHGASDTLGAERTLNPFVKAALATSG; via the coding sequence ATGCAAATCGTGGCTCACACCGGCGGCATCGCGCAGACCAACTGCTTCCTCGTCGTTGACGAGGACAGCAAGCAAGCCGTGCTGTTTGACGCGCCGGATCACACGGTCGGTCCGGTGCTCGACCACGTCGAGAAACACGACCTCGAACTGATCGGAATCTGGCTCACGCACGGGCACTACGACCACATCGCCGACCATGCGGTCGTGCGTGAAAGATTCCCGAAGGCGGAGTTGCGGGTGCATGCGGATGACCTGCCGATGCTGTCGGCCCCGCAGGCGGCCATGTTTCAGTTGCCGTTCGACATCCCGCCCGCGACTCCGACCCACCGCGTCGCAGACGGAGATCGCCTGCACATCGGCACGATGCCCGTCGATGTCATCCACACGCCAGGCCATTCGCCGGGACATGTCTGCTACCACCTACCCGAGCAAAACGTGCTGATCGGCGGCGATTTGATCCTGATGAACTCGATCGGCCGCACCGACCTGCCCGGTGGCGACGAGCCGACGCTCATGGCAAGCCTACGCCGTGTCATGCGGCTCTCGGACGACACGCGCTTGCTCACCGGACACGGCGCCTCCGACACCCTCGGGGCAGAGCGAACGCTTAACCCATTCGTCAAAGCCGCCCTTGCCACCAGCGGATAA